In Callithrix jacchus isolate 240 chromosome 18, calJac240_pri, whole genome shotgun sequence, one DNA window encodes the following:
- the LOC100403160 gene encoding sodium/potassium-transporting ATPase subunit alpha-4 isoform X5, protein MVTGDHPITAKAIAQRVGIISENTETAEEVAARLRIPVSKVNPSDAKAIVVHGSELKDLHSEQLDQILRNHTEIVFARTSPQQKLIIVEGCQRLGAIVAVTGDGVNDSPALKKADIGIAMGISGSDVSKQAADMILLDDNFASIVTGVEEGRLIFDNLKKSIMYTLTSNIPEITPFLLFIVLGIPLPLGTITILCIDLGTDMVPAISLAYESAESDIMKRRPRNPKMDKLVNHRLIAMAYGQIGMIQAVAGFFTYFVIMAENGFRPMDLLGIRLYWEDKFLNDLEDSYGQQWTYEQRKVVEFTCQTAFFVTIVLVQWADLIVSKTRRNSVFQQGMRNKILIFGILEETFLAAFLSYTPGMDVALRMYPLKISWWFCAIPYSILIFVYDEIRKLLIRQRPGGWVERETYY, encoded by the exons ATGGTAACGGGAGATCATCCCATTACAGCTAAGGCCATTGCCCAGCGTGTGGGCATCATCTCAGAAAACACCGAGACAGCAGAGGAAGTTGCTGCCCGGCTGAGGATCCCTGTCAGCAAGGTTAATCCCAG TGATGCCAAAGCCATTGTGGTGCATGGTTCAGAGCTGAAGGATCTACACTCAGAGCAGCTTGACCAGATCCTCCGGAACCACACTGAGATCGTGTTTGCTCGGACCTCCCCTCAGCAGAAGCTCATCATTGTGGAGGGATGTCAGAGGCTG GGAGCCATTGTGGCCGTGACAGGTGACGGGGTGAATGACTCCCCTGCACTGAAGAAGGCTGACATTGGCATTGCCATGGGCATCTCTGGCTCTGACGTCTCTAAACAGGCGGCCGACATGATCCTGCTGGACGACAACTTTGCCTCCATCGTCACGGGGgtggaggagg GCcgcctgatctttgacaacctgaAGAAATCCATCATGTACACCCTGACCAGCAACATCCCAGAGATCACCCCCTTCCTGCTGTTCATCGTCCTGGGTATACCCCTGCCTCTGGGCACCATAACCATCCTCTGCATTGATCTAGGCACTGACATG GTCCCTGCCATCTCCTTGGCTTATGAGTCAGCTGAAAGCGACATCATGAAGAGGCGTCCACGGAACCCAAAGATGGATAAACTGGTGAACCACCGTCTCATTGCCATGGCCTATGGACAGATTG GGATGATCCAGGCTGTGGCTGGATTCTTCACCTACTTTGTAATCATGGCTGAGAATGGCTTTAGGCCTATGGATCTGCTGGGTATCCGCCTCTACTGGGAAGATAAATTCTTGAATGACCTGGAGGACAGCTATGGACAGCAGTGG ACCTATGAGCAGCGAAAAGTTGTGGAGTTCACGTGCCAAACGGCCTTTTTTGTCACCATTGTGCTTGTGCAGTGGGCGGATCTCATCGTCTCTAAGACTCGCCGCAACTCAGTTTTCCAGCAGGGCATGAG AAACAAAATCCTAATATTCGGGATCCTGGAGGAGACATTCTTGGCTGCATTTCTGTCCTACACTCCAGGCATGGACGTGGCCCTGAGAATGTACCCACTCAA GATAAGCTGGTGGTTCTGTGCCATTCCCTACAGCATTCTCATCTTTGTCTATGATGAAATCAGAAAACTCCTCATCCGTCAGCGGCCAGGTG GCTGGGTGGAGAGGGAGACCTACTACTAA